CTCAGGGGCCGGGCCAGGGGTAGGGGCCGGGCCCTCCTCTGAGACCCGGAGGGTTAGGGGCGGGGGCGGCCCGTACTCACGTCGATGAGCTGCTTCACGTCGCTCTTGCGCAGGTCGCTGCTGATCTTGGCGGCCAGCAGCACGCAGGCGCCGGCGCATAGCTTGCGGTTCTGCTTGTTGAGCTTACCCTGCAACACCAGCTTCTCAAAGTACACATAGGCCATGGACACGGTCACGGGCTCCAAGCCACACTCCTCGGACAGGTTCCGCATCTCTCGTTTCAAACTGCGGGTTCACACGGAGCCACGGGCTGTGGGGCTGGGAAGTGGCCACTCCCCGCTTGGGGGGCGTGTCTTTGGGCCCTGGGAAAATCGCCATTTCCTCCCAGAGGGCGCGGCCCAGCACAAGGGCCCATAGCTGGGGTGGTCGGGGGCAGCGGCAGGCTGGTCTTGGTCACTGTTCGGCCCACAGCACCCGCACTGTCCACAAACGGACACCACAGAGGACTGGGTCCCTGCCCTCCTGTGGCAGCGAGGGGACCagtgtggggagggaagggcagTGCCAAGGCATCGAGGGGGTGTGTGGGCAGCTCATGTGGGGCCTTGACCTCCTACCGATCAGGTGGGGACGGTCAGCGGCCGGCTCAGGGGCTGTGGGCGCTGGTGTGGGGGCCCCCCGCAGGTGTGGGCAGGAATAAGCAGCAGCcagggctcgataaaggacagaaatggtatgaacctaacagaagcagaagatattaagaagaggtggcaagaatacacaaaataactgtacaaaaaagatcttcaggacccagataatcatgatggtgtgatcactcacctagagccagacatcctggaatgtgaagtcaagtgggccttagaaagcatcactacaaagctagtggaggtgatggaattccagttgagctatttcaaatcctgaaagacgatgctgtgaaagtgctgcactcaatatgccagcaaatttggaaaactcagcagtggccacaggactggaaaaggtcagttttcattccaatcccaaagaaaggcaatgccaaagaatgctcaaactactgcacaattgcactcatctcacacgctagtaatgctcaaaattctccaagccaggctttggcaatacgtgaaccatgaacttccagatgttcaagctagtttcagaaaaggcaaaggaaccagagatcaaattgccaacatcctctggatcatcgaaaaagcaagagagttccagaaaaacatctatttttgctttatggactatgccaaaacctttgactgtgtggatcacaataaactgtggaaaattcttcaagagatgggaataccagaccacctgacctgcctcttgagaaacctatatatgcaggtcaggaagcaacagttagaactggacatggaacaacagactggttccaaataaaggcgtacatcaaggctgtatattgtcaccctgcttatttaacttatatgcagagtacatcatgagaaagactggtctggaagaagcacaagctggaatcaagattgccgggagaaatatcaataatctcagatatgcagatgataccaccctcatggcagaaagtgaagaggaactaaaaagcctcttgatgaaagtgaaagagtaaagtgaaaaagttggcttaaagctcaacattcagaaaacgaagatcatggcatctggtcccatcacttcatgggaaatagatggggaaacagtggaaacagtgtcagactaatttttggggctccaaaatcactgcagatggtgactgcagccatgaaattaaaagacgcttactccttggaagcaaagttatgaccaacctggatagcatattcaaaaacagagacattactttgtcaacaaaggtccatctagtcaaggttatggtttttcctatggtcatgtatggatatgagagttggactgtgaagaaggctgagagccgaagaattgatgcttttgaactgtggtgttggaggagactctttgagagtcccttggactgcaaggagatccaaccagtccatcctaaaggagatcagtcctgggtgttcaatggaaggactgatgctaaagctgaaactccaattctttggccacctcatgcgaagagttgactcactggaaaagaccctgatgctgggagggattgggggcaggaggagaaggaaacaacagaggatgagatggctggatggcattaccgactcgatggacatgagtttgggtaaactccgagagttggtgatggacagggaggcctggcatgctgtgattcatgggtcgcaacgagttggacacaactgagcgactgaactgaactgaactgagggcgcCTGACCAAGGAGGTGGCAGGGAGCTGCCGGGGTTGGTCGAGCTGGACAGAAGGAGGGTGGGCTTAGGAGAGGGGCCTTGGGTTTCTCAAGCTCAGGACTCCATGGGGGATAGGAGAGAAGGGCTGAGCTGGCTGGGCTGTGGGCACGGGGATGCCACAGGCTTGGGGACAACCGAGGCCTCCTCACCTCCTGATCTTGCTCAGCGTCAGCCTGATGTGGGGGAACTTCTCCCGGAAGGTCTCATTCATGTCCTTCTTGAGGTCGGAGGGCTTCACGTACTCAATCACCGTCGTCTGCAGCAGagaagaccatccccatgcagCTTGGGGGCACCTGCCCAGCCAGGGGAGGCGGCTGCACACCCCTTCAGTGCTGACCCCTCAGCCGCCCCCAGGGGCGACCCCCCTACCATGTAGGACGCGAAGATGAGCACACGCTTGTGCTTGCCGCAGGGCCACTGAGGGTCATCTAGCAGATTGGGGTTGTACTCCAGGGCATCCCCTGCGTCAGCCCCTGCGGGCAGAGGGCAGCCCTGACCCACCACGAGCCCAGAGCTTGGGTCAGCGGTTATGCCGACCCCAGCCTGGGGCAGGTCTGTCAGCGCCAGGGGGCAGCTGGGTGGAAGGTGTCATTGTAGGACAAGGAGAGTGGGGTTCAGGGGCTCCAGGCGTGGTCCTCTCTCCTGGGGCTGGGTGGGACGAAGGGAGTCCTGATGACGAAGGACCCCTGGAGCCATTGGTGAGGGTCCCACTCTCCTGAGAGGTCATGGCCAGCCTGCTCCCCAAGCCTCCTCCCCAAGGACCATGGGCTGGGATGTGACACCTGGGGCCATCTGTCCTGCCCCAGGTCAGGGCCCTTGGCTACCTAGCTCCGAGCCGGCTGGTGCTGCCCTGGGTGGGACGGGTTTGCAGCGGGACCCCAGCAGAGTGCGGGGCACGCTGGGCCGAGGCTGAGGCGCTGGGCCGTGGCTGTCTGGCTTGAGCGTGACCAGGGCATTGGTGGGGTACAGGAACTTGGCGTAAGACACAACCTGGAGAGGCAGGGCATCAGGCTCAGCCCTGCCGCCCCGTCCAAGACCAGAGATCCAGTGAGCTCCCTCCCGGCTGCCACAGCTCCCACTACCCAGGACTGATGCTGCTCACTCCCTCGGGGGTTCCAGAATGCCCCATCCTTCACTGGGATCTGCAGCTGGAACTTCTGGTCCAGGAGTCCTGAGCCCCTCACCCTCACCACTAGAGCCGATCTTGTCACCCAGCCACCAAACTGGTCTGCACAGGCTTCTTGGCCTCCTCCCACAGCGACCTCACACTTTAGAGGATTTCAGTCGAACACATCTTTGAGTCTACTTTCCCGGAAGACGTGCATAAGCCCTGTGCTCCCGCTGAGCACGGCGCCAGCTCCCACCTTTCCATCTGCCCCCAGCTCAACACCTTCCAACTGGAAGACCATCTCGGAAGACACAGAAACGCCGCCAGATGGGTGTCTTTGCTTCTGGCTGTCCAATCTCAGGTCACTGCAACGCATAGGACGGTACACAGCTGCCACTCTCCACCGCCGACCTCACGGAGGCTGGGAGCTGAGCCTGAGGCTGGCAGCACTCCCACCTCCATACCCTTGAGCAGGAAATGTCCCAGGTACCCATGTCTAGCAGCACCTCCCAGAGAACCAGGACCCACAGGGCCTTTGGAGCCCCTGAGAAGCTTGAGCAGAAGCTGGTCTGCTGGCCCCTGGATAAAGCTGCGAGGGTGTGGAGCCCCCACTGGGTGGGGGTCAGCCACTCACCTGACTCGCAGGCCT
The Bos indicus x Bos taurus breed Angus x Brahman F1 hybrid chromosome 13, Bos_hybrid_MaternalHap_v2.0, whole genome shotgun sequence genome window above contains:
- the CABLES2 gene encoding CDK5 and ABL1 enzyme substrate 2 isoform X2; the protein is MAAAAAGGAPGTSSGPTARAAPQALRRRGDSRRRQAALFFLNNISLDGRPPSLGPGGEKPPPPPPPPTETREPPAPPPPPPPPPPAPPAGLPLPGPGGRTPAPQGLLSPAPAPTGLGLGLGLGLDGQRQRRRVASQRCSLEFLEDTVGCPSGQRTKHISGSPRHKGLKKTHFIKNMRQYDTRNSRIVLICARRSLCAAFSVLPYGEGLRVSDLRLDSQKQRHPSGGVSVSSEMVFQLEGVELGADGKVVSYAKFLYPTNALVTLKPDSHGPAPQPRPSVPRTLLGSRCKPVPPRAAPAGSELGADAGDALEYNPNLLDDPQWPCGKHKRVLIFASYMTTVIEYVKPSDLKKDMNETFREKFPHIRLTLSKIRRFIPFLSFIEPWLLLIPAHTCGGPPHQRPQPLSRPLTVPT